A genomic window from Pseudomonadales bacterium includes:
- a CDS encoding efflux RND transporter permease subunit, translated as MNFATWAIREPIPPIVLFLLLTMAGAFGFSRLNIQDMPDMEFPAVIVTAVMQGASPSQLETEVTRKIENAIGSIEGIEAIQSTVTEGASTTMIQFVLEHDLFEALNDVRAAVGNLRSDLPRELEEPIVSKVNTAGMPILTYTVASDSMDEEALSWFVDNIVARRLTAIPGLGAVNRLGGVSREIRVELNPTQLSALRITAADVSRQLRRAQQQLSGGRGEIGESRQSLRTIATVDDAEQLAAFDIALPGGAHFRLDQIATIKDTVAERAQVALLNGKSVVAFQIQRSRDSNAVAVAAEVDKAIAELAGIHSTVEFELVLDFVERIQHEFESSMKMLFEGALFAMVVVFLFLRDWRATLISAAALPLSIIPTFAIIYWMGFSLNVITMLAMSLVIGLLVDDTIVEVENIVRHLRHGKTPLQAAMDAATEIGLAVVATTMTLVAVFLPTAFMGGIPGLIFKQFGWTAVIAVLLSLVVARLITPMLCARILKPHKGAPEDGRMLRLYLRIAAAALRHPFLTSSAAAVFFVVSILGLGSLPQDFVPPSDASRTSVSIELAPGTPIETTLARAEEVRRLIADIPEITQVFTTIGAGGGMGMSSRGGGERGGGDIRKASLSVQLSPTAERSRSQLEIENEIRQRLTTLPGARFKVGYGMSGEKLELNLTSEDPLALERTAQNVIRELRTVPGLGNITSSASLLRPEILIKPDFSRAAELGVNAAAIGETVQVATAGDYESALAKLNLPERQVDIRVQLPYASRRDLETIKQLRVPGARGLVPLSAVADVSIGSGPAQVSRYDRSRNIQIDAELAGISLGEAAQRVDALPALNNLPPGVTKLDVGDAERMKEMFASFGIAMLTGIVCVFMVLVLLFKDFMQPLTILAALPLSVGGAVLALLLTNTSFSMPATIGLLMLMGITTKNSILLVDYAVVGMRDRGMNETDALLDACRKRARPIVMTTLAMAAGMFPVALGLDADTSFRAPMGIVVIGGLITSTILSLIVVPVVFHYVLRAGRLLRKLFGMAGDPFTARKLAESVGS; from the coding sequence ATGAATTTCGCTACCTGGGCCATCCGCGAGCCGATTCCGCCGATCGTGCTGTTCCTGCTGCTGACCATGGCAGGCGCCTTCGGCTTCAGCCGCCTTAACATCCAGGACATGCCGGACATGGAGTTTCCCGCAGTGATTGTTACTGCGGTGATGCAGGGAGCGTCTCCGTCCCAGCTCGAAACCGAAGTCACCCGCAAGATCGAAAACGCCATCGGCAGCATCGAAGGGATCGAGGCCATCCAGTCCACGGTCACCGAAGGTGCGTCGACCACCATGATCCAGTTCGTGCTGGAACACGACCTGTTCGAAGCACTCAACGATGTCCGCGCCGCGGTAGGCAATCTTCGCTCAGACCTGCCCCGCGAGCTCGAAGAACCCATTGTCAGCAAGGTCAATACCGCGGGCATGCCGATCCTGACCTACACGGTTGCATCCGACTCCATGGACGAAGAAGCCCTGTCCTGGTTCGTCGACAACATCGTGGCACGCAGACTCACAGCGATTCCCGGCCTGGGCGCGGTGAACCGCCTGGGCGGCGTGAGCCGGGAGATCCGGGTGGAGCTGAACCCGACCCAGCTATCGGCGCTGCGCATCACCGCCGCCGATGTCTCCCGACAACTGCGCCGTGCTCAACAGCAGCTCTCCGGTGGACGCGGCGAAATCGGGGAATCCCGCCAGTCGCTGCGCACCATCGCCACGGTTGACGACGCCGAACAGCTCGCCGCTTTCGATATCGCACTTCCAGGCGGTGCGCATTTCCGGCTCGATCAGATCGCCACCATTAAGGATACGGTCGCCGAACGCGCCCAGGTTGCACTGCTGAACGGTAAATCTGTGGTGGCCTTCCAGATTCAACGCTCGCGGGATTCCAACGCGGTGGCGGTGGCCGCCGAGGTGGACAAAGCTATCGCGGAGCTCGCCGGGATTCACTCGACCGTTGAGTTCGAACTCGTCCTCGACTTCGTCGAACGCATTCAGCACGAATTCGAGTCATCCATGAAGATGCTCTTCGAAGGTGCATTGTTTGCGATGGTCGTCGTGTTTCTGTTCCTGCGTGACTGGCGGGCTACACTTATTTCCGCCGCAGCCCTGCCTCTTTCCATCATTCCGACCTTCGCCATCATCTACTGGATGGGCTTTTCGCTGAATGTCATCACCATGCTGGCCATGTCCCTGGTGATCGGTCTGCTGGTGGATGACACCATCGTCGAAGTCGAAAACATCGTCCGGCATCTGCGTCATGGGAAGACGCCGTTGCAGGCGGCAATGGACGCGGCCACCGAAATCGGACTGGCGGTGGTGGCCACCACCATGACCCTGGTGGCGGTATTTCTGCCCACCGCCTTCATGGGCGGCATCCCGGGCCTGATCTTCAAACAGTTCGGCTGGACGGCGGTGATCGCCGTGCTGCTCTCTCTGGTAGTAGCGCGCCTGATCACGCCCATGCTCTGCGCGCGGATCCTGAAGCCGCACAAGGGCGCACCGGAAGATGGCCGCATGCTGCGTCTGTACCTGCGCATCGCGGCCGCCGCACTGCGTCATCCATTCCTCACCTCCTCCGCCGCCGCAGTGTTTTTCGTCGTCTCGATCCTCGGTCTCGGCTCGTTGCCCCAGGACTTCGTGCCACCGTCGGATGCCTCGCGAACGTCCGTCTCGATCGAACTGGCACCGGGGACACCGATAGAAACCACTCTGGCGCGTGCCGAAGAGGTGCGCCGCCTGATCGCCGACATCCCGGAAATCACCCAGGTCTTCACCACCATCGGCGCCGGTGGCGGGATGGGTATGTCAAGCCGCGGGGGCGGAGAACGTGGCGGCGGCGACATCCGCAAGGCGAGCCTGTCGGTGCAGCTCTCCCCGACCGCAGAGCGTTCACGCTCTCAGCTGGAAATCGAAAACGAAATCCGGCAGCGCCTGACGACACTGCCCGGGGCGCGCTTCAAAGTCGGCTACGGCATGTCGGGCGAAAAGCTGGAACTCAACCTCACCTCGGAAGATCCTCTCGCGCTGGAACGCACCGCGCAGAATGTGATCCGGGAACTGCGCACGGTGCCCGGCCTCGGCAACATCACCTCCAGCGCGAGCCTGCTGCGGCCCGAGATCCTCATCAAACCCGACTTCTCCAGAGCGGCCGAACTCGGCGTCAACGCGGCAGCCATCGGTGAAACTGTGCAGGTAGCCACCGCCGGTGACTACGAATCCGCGCTGGCCAAACTCAATCTGCCCGAGCGTCAGGTGGACATCCGCGTGCAGCTGCCCTACGCGTCGCGACGGGATCTCGAGACCATCAAACAGCTGCGGGTTCCCGGTGCCCGTGGCCTGGTGCCCCTGTCTGCCGTCGCCGACGTCAGCATTGGCAGTGGACCTGCCCAGGTGTCGCGCTACGACCGCTCCCGCAACATTCAGATCGACGCCGAACTCGCCGGCATCTCCCTGGGGGAAGCCGCCCAGCGGGTGGACGCTCTGCCGGCGCTGAACAACCTCCCACCAGGGGTTACCAAACTGGACGTGGGTGATGCGGAACGGATGAAGGAGATGTTCGCCAGTTTCGGCATTGCCATGCTCACCGGCATCGTCTGTGTGTTCATGGTGCTGGTGCTGCTGTTCAAGGATTTCATGCAGCCCCTCACCATCCTGGCCGCGCTGCCTCTGTCCGTGGGTGGGGCCGTGCTGGCCCTGCTGCTCACCAATACCTCCTTCTCCATGCCGGCTACGATCGGTCTGCTGATGCTGATGGGTATCACCACCAAGAACTCAATTCTGCTGGTGGACTATGCGGTAGTCGGCATGCGCGATCGGGGGATGAACGAGACTGACGCCCTGCTCGACGCCTGTCGCAAACGGGCACGGCCTATCGTGATGACCACCCTGGCCATGGCTGCGGGCATGTTCCCGGTGGCCCTGGGGCTGGACGCGGATACCAGTTTCCGCGCGCCGATGGGCATCGTGGTGATCGGCGGGCTGATCACCTCGACCATCCTCAGCCTGATCGTGGTCCCCGTGGTCTTCCACTACGTACTGCGCGCCGGGCGCCTGCTGCGGAAGCTGTTCGGGATGGCGGGCGATCCGTTTACGGCCCGGAAGCTCGCCGAATCTGTCGGCAGCTGA
- a CDS encoding DMT family transporter, translating into MQSSGKPELDSTPALRRDRIDALAATTLISFNVLLGLNQALVKLVNAGLAPVFQSGLRSACAFFPVLAFALLARRRLSLRDGSLGPGILNGLLFSGEFCLLFLALDYTTVARVSLFFYTMPFWVALSAHFLIPGERLTWLRSAGLLLAVFGVALALQGDGGRIAAGASSWIGDLLALCAGMFWAGIVLLTRTTRLSNCSPEMNLLYQLAVSSVVLLALAPLFGDLVREITPFLAGVFAFQVLMIVCVGFLVWFWVLSVYPVSHMAAFSLLAPVFGVLFGWAIFDDPISPLFVIALGLVGAGIVLVNRR; encoded by the coding sequence GTGCAGTCCTCTGGGAAGCCTGAGCTCGACAGCACCCCGGCATTGCGCAGGGACCGGATCGATGCGCTCGCTGCGACTACCCTCATCTCCTTCAATGTGCTGCTGGGGCTCAACCAGGCACTGGTGAAGCTGGTCAACGCGGGTCTGGCGCCGGTATTTCAATCCGGGCTGCGCTCGGCCTGTGCGTTTTTCCCCGTTCTCGCCTTTGCTCTGCTGGCGCGACGGCGTCTGTCGCTGCGGGATGGCAGCCTGGGTCCCGGCATCCTCAACGGCCTGCTGTTTTCCGGTGAGTTCTGTCTGCTGTTTCTGGCGCTCGACTACACCACGGTCGCCCGGGTGTCGCTGTTCTTCTACACCATGCCCTTCTGGGTTGCGCTGAGTGCCCACTTCCTGATCCCCGGTGAGCGCCTGACCTGGCTGCGCAGTGCTGGTCTGCTGCTTGCGGTGTTCGGTGTGGCACTGGCGCTGCAGGGCGACGGCGGGCGTATTGCAGCTGGTGCGTCGTCCTGGATCGGCGATCTGCTGGCGCTGTGCGCCGGCATGTTCTGGGCGGGTATCGTGCTGCTGACCCGCACCACCCGTCTGTCGAACTGTTCACCCGAGATGAACCTGCTCTATCAGCTGGCAGTGTCGTCCGTGGTATTGCTGGCGCTGGCACCCCTGTTCGGAGATCTGGTGCGGGAGATAACACCCTTCCTTGCCGGGGTATTTGCCTTTCAGGTACTGATGATTGTCTGTGTCGGTTTTCTGGTCTGGTTCTGGGTACTGTCCGTATATCCCGTTTCCCACATGGCCGCCTTCAGTCTGCTCGCCCCGGTGTTCGGCGTGCTGTTCGGCTGGGCAATCTTTGATGATCCAATATCGCCGCTGTTTGTGATCGCGCTGGGCCTCGTCGGTGCGGGGATTGTGCTGGTGAACCGGCGCTGA